From Plasmodium coatneyi strain Hackeri chromosome 7, complete sequence:
TGGAGGTTGTACGGGGAGTTTTAccttcttccattattttttttattctttggTTGTTCGTCCGTGTGTCCCCCtcattatttttaccttaattatatatacatgtgatgattttgatgtacatgtatgtgtatgtggcATATAACTATTACtcaaaaattaaggaatattccttctttagggAAGCGAGAGTACAATATTCGCTCATAATTAACATAGAACTAGTAAAAAtttcacatatatgcactctcgatgaacatatataagcAACCGTCTTGGGAGgaatttattacatatgcaCGAGCATATACATAAGCAATGGCACAGAATATATTGACGGTTCGTTATCCTCTTTTCAGAGTGAACACCCATATACTTACATACTATTTGTACAatactatatatgtatagcaTAATAAGAAATGggagtacacatatatttcgctaattatttttatagaGAACATATTTGGATAGCGTGCTACCTTCGAGGAAGGATTATTACAATGAATTTAATGGGCAACTAGATGTCTGCCAGTATTTGAGCAATGATAATTTTGAGGACAAAATAGATCAGAAGTTACATGAGAACTTTAAGAATGGACCATATGACAGTAAAATTGTGCAAGCATGGTGCTGCGCAtcgaggaagaaggaacaaaataagtCGTCCGACAATGATGCACCTtgtcatttcttttattactggTTAGGAGAGAAGGTACTTGCCAAACGGGGAAAGAATCCATGGGCAGACACCGTAAAGGCCATTTATAATGAACTCAAGGGTCCCCCTGGAAAAGAGACTTGTGGCATTATATACCAGGCTattagggaagaagagttcactaagaagaaagaagcaTATGAGTACCTTTGGAACTACGGTACTATACAAACACATATGGAAGGTAAGGAATCTTGCGATACGCAATGTGACGAGTACCTGAAGGAAACCTTTTCAGCTTATAAAAAAGTGTTTGGTGAGTGTATAGGAGAAAATGGTGCTACAGATCCATATTGTACTGAGTTCAAGAGGAAACATGTAGAGCTCAGCAATCAGGAACTGCAAGAACTAACGCAATTAACATGCAAAAAAGTTacgaacccaggttcttctggtaccggttctacgggaacctggaacccaggttcttctgctTCCGGTAGTACAGGACACGTCGCTGCCGGTTCTGTTAGTGAGGTAGGTACAGCCAATGGTGTTCTTAATGTGGTGTGAATgtgaggaggaaagaagcacTGAGCAGGTTGCTCTTTTTGTTCTGCTGTGTTTCGCCATGGAACAAATCCATGTGCCCACATATAATTATTCCATGCACTACCACATTATTAGATGTGAATATGacccattatatatatatgtatgaactcacacatatatatgtatatatattccacttttCCTTACCAATTGTACTTATGAATTCAGCTACGGAAGACATTACCTTCCTGGACCGAGTACTATAAGAAGTTTGAGAGTACTGAGTACACATGTGGTTCCAGGGGAAACATAGAACCAGAGCAGGAGAAGCAGTTGAGAGAGAAGTTAGTTGAATATAAGGGACCCTCCTCTATGGCAAGAATGTTCATAAACGCATATTGTCATGCatgtaagaaggaagaaggtagGGAAACCTTGAAGGATGCACCTtgtcatttcttttattactggATAAGGGAAAATTTCCCCTGTGATGGCAAGGAATCTAAATTATCACAGGTCTTAGGGGAAATTTATAATATACTGACAAGTATTACTGgccaaaataaatgtaaaattatatacgATGATGCTGGCGACGAAACAGCCAAACACAGAAAAACAGTATTCAATCATTTCTACGATTATGAATCTATAGAACAAAGATTACTGGAAGGTAAGTTCGattgtgaaaaggaaaaagtagagTACAAAATCGACTTAGATGATGCTTGTACTAAAGTGAAGCAATATTGCAGCGGAAATGGTGCTACTGATCAATATTGTACCAAGTATAGTTAGGACTATGAACAGTACTGTAATAGGAACATACAGGACCTGAAGTGTAGTGGAGTGTCTGAACTACAAACTACAATAAAAGCTGTGGAAACTCAACGTAGACAAGATTACGGTCATGATCAGAAATTTGAGGAAACTCCCCAAACATCTGCAGGAACCATTGTTTCTTCTGTACTTCCTGCAATAAGCTTCCCATTACTtgtcttccttttatataaggtaaacgaataattacaattatagaGTAAAAGTATGAAGATTGTAAAGGTTCAtgactattattattttttttttcagtatatatatatatatgaaaaaactgggggtccattatatatataaatgttcACATACTTTGACCACTCCCCTTTATTAGTACACTCCACTAACCtcctggtttggtaaccattctggaggaagaagaaacattagaacaaaaaaaaggtccaaAAGGAATGAATTTGATGCGGTCACGGaagacaccttaacagaatattcaacagacacttccacaataggagaCTTctccacaacaacaacaaatggaacatctaccatatataatgagtCACCTAGAAGAgtaggaagaggaagggcaaataataataataatggaagggaacagcagcaacaacaacaacgacaACAACAGAGGCAACAACAGCAAAGGCAAAGGGAAAGGTCAAGAATTATAGCTTATCAGCGTATGTAATGTTCCCTTCTCATTAATTATAAgtagtatataatataattccAAATTATAAGTAATATGTAGTGTGCCCTACCAGAAATTATACTTGAAATATAATGTTTCTTCCCAGAGGGACATAAATGACCACGCAAAGTTTATACAATGTAAGAAACAGAATGacatttcttttccccatttttcttttttttttttgtttaaatgtGCCAGTGTTGGTCCCTAAAATATTGATTCTTTTTCGTATACACACACAgatgtgtgacatggtaaaaaatttgtgtaattgtgtacacagttccttatttgtttttttttttttgtaagaacgcactcttttttttaagaacactttttttttaaaacactctttttttttttttgcggaggagCAGGAGAAGCGCAGCGCATGTAAAGTGATATGCTGGTGGGGGCGTTAGAAATGGACAACAttgtgcgcaaaaaaaagcagtaaaAACCaagcccctcctttttttttttggcaataaaccccttttttttggtggtTGTTCCTTATTTGGGTTGTTCCCTATTTGGTTGTTTTggttcccccccttttattattgTGTGTATACTCTTTCCATATTTGTGCTtgccattcttttttattttttaacattttagaGGGGTAGACggattatatatttatttttttttttttccttcttttttttccttaacaagAAAAACTTTTactttaaataatatatatatatgtgttattttaaataaaagaaagtgcTCACTCCATATAGTATGTCACTTTTAGACAGAATAAAAGTGGAGTTCGCACAAACACACTTTAAAGGGGGTGGGGGGGAGCACTTATacagaagtaaaagaatgaaagtacaaatttgtgaaaattgcggatgtttaaaattttttatatttgtttccttcatttgcataATTATTGATGTTGATAACGAACACAACACacagtgtacacacacaatgtgtgttacattGCATGTTACCATCCAGGTGTTACGTTACATGCGACCATAGCCAATATTTCGGTGACTCGGTCCCTGTTGTGCTTGCCTCTGCTGCGTTGGTTGCCTTCTATTAGTAtttgctcctcctcctctgttGGTGGTATGTGATGGTGGTGATCGTGATAGTCttcgttcattatatatggtagaatggTCTGTTGTGGACAAGtctcctattgtggaaggTTCTGTTGAATACACTGTGGTAGTatcacctattgttgaattgTTCTCTGTTCGAGAACCAAACTTGCGTTGGATAgtggatctttttttttttcctttaagttGGTTACTAAACCAAGAGGGTAAAAGATCATACTACCGAGGAAAGagaaggtggtaggtgggttgttaggggtggttgggtggcaggtgggttgttagaggtggtggaaggaagggaggttgttagggtggtaggtggaaggaaggttgtgttagagGTGGTCAGATGGTGGTAATGCTGTGGTGTGCGTGCTTACCttgtaaaggaggaaagcaacaattgttggtaatcctattgcagcaagtccaccagacacagctGGTGCTACATTGCTAGCAGAACTATTATCAGCATCACTAAAAgaaccactactaccagcttgatttggattgGGATTTGGTTTGGGAGGTACGGTgcatttcaatttttgcagCTTCTCTGTGCTGCAATAATTTCCACCTGCTCCCTTTCCCGCATTAAACCAGTTACAATATTTATGCTCACTATGTTCCCTTCCATCTTCACAGTATGTATTCATAGCATTACATGCTGTAGTAATTTCTTGAAGGTGTTGGTGATATGTTGAATCACACTTGGGCTCATTACTTTTGGCCCTATCCAATTGGTCCAGTAGTGTTTCGTCGTCATGAGAGTAGTCATATACTTTCTTCATGTCGCCGAAAATATCATCTTTCATATCCTCGTATATAAGGGCACACCCCTTCTTCTCTCCAGCAGGAGTAGTAACTTCCCCGAGTTTATCATAGATTGTTTTCATAATGTTCAAAGGGGATGCATCATCAACGTCACTTAATTTGTTAATTAATAAatctcctaaccaaaaataaaaaaaaggacaaagtcCATCATAGGATGGACCCTTTCTTGTCACCCCCGTAAGTGCATAGCACCAtgcttttacaattttttcggcttcatttttaatgctTTGATGAGAATTTAATGTGTTACTCAGTCGAGAATCTGCATCTCTCACTTGAATATTATGGAGGACACAATTATTCCAGGCTCCATttaattctttatatttcGTCCTTGAAGGTAATTGGTCCAAATCATCCACCTATAAATGTAAACGAcggaatatataaatgtatatatatataccttcaTGTATATTCCTATGTATTATTCCTCATACTCCCCATCTAATGTGATGTGTACATTCCCTTATGGAATACCTATGTACGCACatttcacacatatatatagatatatgcGTGTGCGTGTACATAATTCAAGTAGGGAAAAACTGACCGTTAATGTTTTCGTTCCTACTGGCGATTCCGGCATTctgcatacacattttttgatgtatatatataaaaagtaatctaaaaatgttcaatcatttaaaaggaaagtgtataaaaatattccttgTTTCATGATTATGAATGGAATTGTATGTGTAACAATTCTGTTTGACTAGGGATTAGGAGCGTGCATATATCAAATTCTTATTCACTTCCTCTCAGTAATACATATTGCTTCAAGTTTTCCAAAGCAACGATCGTATATTCTATGCTCGGATGAAATTATCATATGAACATCGTTAGATAACAAATGTGAGAAGATGTACtgaaatatgaaaataagGTCAGAGGGGTAGAATTCGGGTGTGTGTGAAACATTTATGCACATTCCTCTATACATTCATTATACTATTCCATAAAATTTTGTCATTTATAACACTATATTACTACTTACATGTTCCCATTATTAGGTGTATGCAAGAATTCAATTCTTTATAACAGAAATTTTTACtcaaacatttttaattcatcTTTCTCTGGCCACTTAAAGggataattaaaaattattaacatacatattatacaatttatatatatggagcACCCTGTtcaccctttccttttaccgtatatgcacattttcgtATACTAACATTGTGCAACACAACCGTCCTCCGTTCATAACCgttcagtaataataatatcaCCTGTTTCCATTCTACTCCTATGCGTACGCTACAAGCTTACCTATTACAAAACTATACTTTACGCTACTTGAGCTACATCACCCACTCTTTTCTTAATACACATTACACTTTACATATTAGTGtactctcttttttttctttatgatAAGCCTATTACGTAAATAACACCCCTATACCAAGAATATGTATTATGTTACTGGagctcttttttctccccccatTTCTTAGTGTGTACTATACATTCCATGTATTAATGTGcctcattttgttcctttaacTTAAATCAAGGTTTTGAGCGAacaattattttcatttcacTTCTATATATTCTAGCttacggtttagggttcagcctatagggttcagggtttaggggtttatggttcagtctttagggtttaagggtTCAtgcgtttagggtttaaggtttaggctttagggtttaggttttagggttcattgttcagggtttatggttcatcTTTTATGGTATAttgtttagggttgagggtttatggttcagggtttagggtgcaAGATTCGGGGtatcagggtttagggttcagggttttagggtttagggtttaggtttagggttcaaggtttcgatttttagtgttcagggtttaggttttagagATCAGGATTTAGATTTTAGTTTTAAgcgtttaggtttcagggagTATGACTGTGTTCCTAATGAatatgttcctatggaacaggttctTAGTAGAGATTCCGGCTTTAGGATTAATGTTGCGGGTTTAGTATTCAAGCTTTAGGATTAAGGTTTCCGGTTGTAAactttaggtttcagggtttatggttcagctTTTACgcttcaggttttagggttcagggtttagattCTAATTTCACTGGTCTAAGGAATATTCCCCTATGAAGTAGATTACAATATACATTAAtcgtaaaccctaaaacctaaaacctgaaccccaAGCCCCAAAGCCTAcaacctgaaacctaaaccctaaagcttCAATAGTAAACCCGAAATCTCCACTaagaacctgttccttaggaacatatTCCTTGGGAACACAGTCATCctccctgaaacctaaacacGGAAAACTAAAATCTAAATCCTCATTTCTAAaacttaaaccctgaacactaaaaatTAAACCTCGAACACTAAAACCTGAACAATAAAATCTCAAAGCTaaaaactaaaccctaagccctgatACCCTGAATCATgcaccctaaacactgaaccctaaaccctgacccataaaccctcaaccctgaacAATAAACCACAAAAGATGAACCTCAAACCCTGAAcaatgaaccctaaaacctaaaccctaaagcctaaaccttaaaccctaaacgcaTGAACCCTTAAACCTTAAAgactgaaccataaacccctaaacactgaaccctgaatAATGAACCGTGAATCCAGAAACCTGGAGCCTCCGACCTTCAAACCCTATGTTCCAAACCCTGAAAGGCTAAGACATAAATCCTAacccctgaaaccctaaaccctgaaccgtaaACCTTGAAAGAttaacactaaaccctgaaccctaaaccctaaaccagaACAATTAACCGTGAATCCAGAAACCTGGAGCCTTAGACCTTGAAACCCTATGTCCAAAACCCTGAAAgcctaaaaaataaatcctaACCCCTGTACCCAaaacgctgaaccctaaacactgaacaaTGAACAATGAATCCagaaccctaaccctaaatcctaaaccctaaaccctgaatcctaaacgcatgaaccctaaaccctaaaccctaaacgcatgaaccctaaatcctaaaacactaaaccctgagtGTACTcaggagggaggaaagaaggaagtgcaGGCGTAATATAATATGTAGAATCCGATATGAATTAATAGAAAATTATGAGCTCAGATGGaggaatatacatattttgtGTGTAGGTAAGTTAGAATGTAACTAATGCAAATGGAAGAACGGAATGATATGAAAGATTACTATTACTAAAGGGTGttaaatgaaagaagaatagaAGGCTGTATAATGCTATGTACTTTATTATGAAGGATGTATAATGCGAAAAACTTTGTTATGAAGCATATGTAATGAATGCAACTTTATTATGAAGGATGTATACATACTTTTTCTTGCTTCCTATATAATTCACATGATTTCCCGTATTGAATTATTCTCGTGCACgcattataaatatatgtttctcattttatatttatatataaatgcacatTACGGAATGGAAGAGAGAATAGTGTGTATATGAGAATTATAGTATGTAAATCatgaatttttaattattccttaaataaacagtagaaaaggaaacagTAATAAATACAGGAATTTTGTgcctaaagaaggaagtgtcattattatgtataccaTAATGAAGGGGATtgaatattaatatataaaattcgGGGTAATTACCTATGACTCAATTATGGATTTTATAGATACAGAGTGTATAGATACtaagtgtatataaaaagtttgatttttcatttttcacccaCAATTCTGTTGTTTTTATATGCTTGCTCATGGTTCTACTCTTaactatgtgtatataatgattTAATGTGTATCTGATGATTTAATATGTATCTGATGATTTAATGTGTATGCGTATGccttatcttttttttttcaggagTAAGGGAATAGGTATTCTTGGAGGGGGGAAATAgaaatttatatacacacatatgtactcGTGACTATTGTAAAATGAGcagcatatgtatatatatattccatattttatgaatataggaacaattttaaaaagtagaTTATATTCAGAGGAGCATGTACACATGAACCATGGTGCAGGTAATGCAGTGCATTCCCCTTCGTAAAATAAAGATAGACGGGTATACATATACTATTTTATGTACAATATTATGGATGTATAGTAGTACATACACTTTATAAGttctatatttataggaCGGTCCTCTAGGtgatttaccttccaaacaaatatataaaaaattcggTAAATCCAATGAGTACTGTGGGTACCATTCCCAAGCAACCGAAATAATGAAGCAGGACAGGCACATTGAAAATAAGTTAGGGATAACTAAGGATAATGCTGAGCAAATTATGAAAACCTTATGCTGCgcgaagggggaaaaaggaagtagtTTATCCGTTGATGACTACTGCCATGCATTATATTACTGGATAGGGAACACATTCTTCAGTACGCAAAAACATTTTGCAAAGTTCTCAGAATGCGTAGGAGTCATGTACGAACTATTGAAAGAGCAGGAGGTGGGACATTTGTGCGCAGAGGTATATTACAAAATAAGTAAGAAACTGTTCCATCACAGAAAAGCCATATTTGACTACTCCCATGACTACAAAACCCTGAAGGAAGAACTCCTGAGTGGGAGGCTCCTCTCGAACGGGAAATATAGGGAACACGTTCAGAATATTATTTTAGCTTACTATGAAGTGAATGAAGATTGCATGAGTAAAGGTGCAGAGGATtcatattgtaaaaaatttagggaAGAGTATATGGAATATGGTGAAACGAAACTGTCCGAATTACTGTGTCTTGCAGAAGGTAAACAGAATTGTGAAGCACCCATGGAACATGAACCGGGAGCACGTCAGCCCAAATCAAGTACTATACCCTTCCATGGAAATATCACCAATAATATTCCCCATAGACTCCGTTGCAGTAGGACGAAGCTGAATTTGGATATGTACAAGAACGATCTGAAGAGTAAATTGGGTGAACTGCGAGAGGATGCGAATTTAGTGGATGATATTTTATCTTTGTGGTGTTGCTTATCTGATACATATGAATGGAATACAGATAAGCATGGACGCTGCGATCTTCTATATTATGTAGTAGGGAGcataatatataagaaattaGGCAAAGAGGACTCATTTGATGGAATCATGAGTGCAGTGTATACATACTTAGGGTCCATGCTAAGTGCAGGTAAATGTAAAGATGTGCCAAGTACTAAAGGGAAAGAATTATTCAAATTGATGGGGGAGCAgtctttttataatttaagcCCTAAAGAAATATGGAAGCAACAGGAGAATTCTGGAAGAATAAGTTGTGGCAGGTGTACTAATTATTTAGGGAAGCTTGCCGAAGCATGCAAGAAGGCAGAGGCGCAATGTAGACATTCGCCGAACAGTGACGACTGTGACAAAGTTTCAAAGGGAAATGATCAAGGTAGCCCTGAGTATGTGTCCCAGTTGATATATAGCATAATTCCTGAACCGCGGACCACATCTGAACTTGATGGCAGATCTGAATCCCAAACTGGTTCACTACAATCTGAAGGTGCAAATATCCAAGAACAGATCACCATCAATAACACCTCCTACACCTTCCTTGGAATAGCAACACCCTTaatcacttttttcttttataagGTAACGGAAGCTATatttgatacatatatagtataTTGCGCATccacacatttatatgtgtgcgtgcaaaatatatataaatatatgaagggaaagaaggaaagaacaaagCATTATTCTTCCTATGAATgttaaatattaaaaaatgttatattaataaaaaaggggcatctcatatatacataacacatatatatattccacactccttccttcccactcTACCacttctcttcccttttattagTACATATCATTATTCCCTTTCCGAAGAAGAAATTCCTCTAAAGGTAGcagcagaagaaggggaaggtttGTCTCACATAACTCAGACACAGAAActgaaaattttaccaattACTCTACCGATTACTCTACAGAGAATTCAATAGTAAATTCCACATACGAATCCACGGACGTTTCAACAGTAGAAGATTCTACAGAATATTATTCTCTTTATAATTCGAACCCTAAAAGAACAAGTaataatggaagaaggaacggGCAACCACAAcccagaaggggaagggcaCATAATGGCAACAgacaaagaacaaatataggttatcagaacatgtagCATCACACATCGTAATGTACAACACATTGTAATGTGGAACACCTataaggggaaggggaaagggaaggaaggggaatgttccccttccaccacctccttccttcttacgCCCCTTCTACCATTATTCCTTGTGGCCCCCCATAATTATTCCATTTGTACATTCATTAATGTTATTATAGAAGGGGTCATACGTTCATTATTATGGAAGGTTCCTTCCGTTCATTCATTCCATgcatttattcattcattcattattattatgaaggGTCTTCCGTTCGTTTGTCCTCCACTCGTTTGTTTTTCACTCGTTTATCTGCTCCGTTGGATAAGAAGGCAGTATGCACCCCCCTCTGTTCTCTGTACACCTTCGCGCGAAACAATACCTGACTGGTCTTGTACGGGGGACGTGTCTACAGTCATGCAAGTGCCTGCTGGAAACTTTCCATGCGATTCGGGACGCGGTTCATCGTGGGGTCACCAATCTGAGGGATCACCTCGGATAGAGCTTGATCAGAATGACGCGCCTGCCGTTCTGGACATGCCAAAACGTTTCCTCCACGTTTGCAATTTTGGCCAAGTGATTCATCAGGAAATTCACTCGGACGTTCACGTAGGGGAAACACTTCGCTTTACTTAGGTGCAGCGACAGAGCAGAGTTGGTAAAGTCATTTTTATCTTTGCATATCGAAGTGGGTCCACCTTCGGAAGTActctcctcattttttttattcattttctttttttgtatgtatgaatgaCTCTgcatgaaggaaggaacactTTCGACAGagagcaaaagaaaaagaggacaaAAAGTTAAGGGGTGCACtaggcaaaaaggaaaaagccaATGAACAGAAGGACAAGAAACTCTTCTGGGATAAACACATGAGCATATTTGGACTTACTTTTTTGTACCATAAAATATACATGATACAAATGTACGTGTACTACGCGCGCCCTTACAATAATATTTGGGTATATTTCGATATTTAAACTAATAGTAAACTAATAGGAACTAATGCTTCTGCTGTAATCTCTAAAGAAGCATcttacgtatatatatgcaaaaaaaaatggtacgtacccttttattttatttcatcctATAATTTCTTCACGTGAACAGTACATGCGAAGTTATATAGTACGCAGAATTGGAAGAAATGCTGCTCAACAGAAAATTTAAGCAAGTATACCGAAAGAGCACTAATTTTATGTTTGGatatgtttatttttgtctacctatttttttttttttggtgcttCTATAattaagaatgaaaagaaaatgaaaaaatctaatatataatattattatttaatgaaaaaaaaaaaaaaaagaggagtcCGTATATggtatgaaaatttttttttattcataataatTGTTTTCTCAATTGCAAAATGCTTAGTAAATATTCAAACcttataaataatatttgcACTACGGGGCTCAGCTGTGGAGTAGCTGAATTCTTCCTGTTccactttttcgttttcctttttttttttttttttttttgtcttatATCATTAAACAGTAGAACGATATATGTAACAC
This genomic window contains:
- a CDS encoding KIR protein: MDGSKGNKELRCNNWLTLLGSYGNQIKQKLEEVTQEKSLEDDISSVWCCLSNIYNSNTDKHGPCDLLYYVVGSIVHKKLVDKTLFDRIMEKIYEILKLQLKTSQCNLRNKESGKKLFDLMEKWSSYNLDPTELWEDRGNSRKVSCKKCANYLEKVAEACKEVIKQCRKSPSSEGCGGITDKDNQGSPEYLLQLIEPIISKPQATAMAEAGRVQPVLQQQGCLDQLPSVEHFYSKFGKTAYPCNDTSFKGIMESALTSYSDLSGYADYIVGPWCYVHNGMERTNPLYGARCNLLYYLIGYLLLDNLSEDEFSNRMNTIYNTLQNFRVQNQCEHIRTENIDKKLLKQMRAVHTYYQDYSTIEQRLNTSDKSCNEAYYTHLRGVPAAYTTVREWCRRKPNEKYCQNFEQKYEKYGGSVLSNLMCSLNHTPDCPSNNIPAAIFGTIATVGLPTITFFFLYKYILLPSWLHNHVRNIYFLLLDILLQHHPIEEEQIIEKDINNNSNDEKRILDYYNEFNGQLDVCQYLSNDNFEDKIDQKLHENFKNGPYDSKIVQAWCCASRKKEQNKSSDNDAPCHFFYYWLGEKVLAKRGKNPWADTVKAIYNELKGPPGKETCGIIYQAIREEEFTKKKEAYEYLWNYGTIQTHMEGKESCDTQCDEYLKETFSAYKKVFGECIGENGATDPYCTEFKRKHDGPLGDLPSKQIYKKFGKSNEYCGYHSQATEIMKQDRHIENKLGITKDNAEQIMKTLCCAKGEKGSSLSVDDYCHALYYWIGNTFFSTQKHFAKFSECVGVMYELLKEQEVGHLCAEVYYKISKKLFHHRKAIFDYSHDYKTLKEELLSGRLLSNGKYREHVQNIILAYYEVNEDCMSKGAEDSYCKKFREEYMEYGETKLSELLCLAEGKQNCEAPMEHEPGARQPKSSTIPFHGNITNNIPHRLRCSRTKLNLDMYKNDLKSKLGELREDANLVDDILSLWCCLSDTYEWNTDKHGRCDLLYYVVGSIIYKKLGKEDSFDGIMSAVYTYLGSMLSAGKCKDVPSTKGKELFKLMGEQSFYNLSPKEIWKQQENSGRISCGRCTNYLGKLAEACKKAEAQCRHSPNSDDCDKVSKGNDQGSPEYVSQLIYSIIPEPRTTSELDGRSESQTGSLQSEGANIQEQITINNTSYTFLGIATPLITFFFYKYISLFPFRRRNSSKGSSRRRGRFVSHNSDTETENFTNYSTDYSTENSIVNSTYESTDVSTVEDSTEYYSLYNSNPKRTSNNGRRNGQPQPRRGRAHNGNRQRTNIGYQNM